The following proteins are co-located in the Bacteroidales bacterium genome:
- a CDS encoding OmpA family protein, translated as MSTGFKKCINISIASFLLSITPLFSQVLTKKQFIKAVQDADISFYYDEDYEEAALQYESLLKVYPDNSNLSAKLGICYLNIDGKKADALRLLEKASANIVENDKDYIEYGEKAPLDTYLYRAIAYHKNDSLQKAITLFYDAKKRLSGTEIFKDEYIDNQIRDCRYAIEMQKKPLTIIAKLFAPWLRDYPGACNPVLSKNDSVFIFTHKEGGKTRILCSYKNKTWKPPVDITKQLGGYDRFYSNSITGDGRLLIIYMDDGGDGNLYFSQRKDSVWSKIKSVGKPINTIYWQSHGFITPDGQEMYFSSNKPGGFGELDIWYTKKNPNGTWAEPVNCGDVINTPYNEDTPFFDPETNALLFSSLGHISMGDYDIFRAIKRNGGWTNPTGMPYAFNSTAQNTFFILNNNAPGFIASIFNEKTYERNIYSLVAEDPADKITTAKGTISLLDGLAVDPTQTFIQLLDLKKGTTSGNIALRDSSSFSVDVKPGDYQIFVTHTGYKKDTINLNIPLYFPGNYVAVQASLTPDKVTSGDFLSINNILFSFDSYKLDEQAINSLEILKTILYGYPDLKIEIAGYTDAKGSTEYNRKLADKRAQEVINYLVKSGISGSRFVKKAFGESNFAAVNTNRDGSDNPEGRKYNRRATFGIVDPQTGVVISQETYTPRHLRQPSSMKYSIVLMRAAKTVPSGYFRNLKIDETHFIRSLQIDSVTLYTLGLFYNRSDASKYLQYAKEKGFNDSYIVSQYEINSESKSLIDPNAGSRQAGTGKTVYTIQLKAARQPIKLKEFRGIDGIREIISEDGYYRYVTGEFSSFKKAKTALTPLVESGYKDAFIRELNLLINK; from the coding sequence ATGAGTACCGGGTTTAAAAAATGCATAAATATTTCTATTGCCTCTTTTTTACTTTCAATTACCCCTCTCTTCTCTCAGGTACTTACCAAAAAGCAATTCATTAAGGCTGTTCAGGATGCTGATATTTCATTTTATTATGATGAAGATTATGAAGAAGCTGCTTTGCAATATGAATCCCTCTTAAAAGTATATCCCGATAACTCAAACCTCTCAGCCAAACTGGGGATCTGCTATCTGAATATTGATGGCAAAAAAGCCGACGCTTTAAGACTTCTCGAAAAAGCTTCAGCAAATATTGTTGAAAATGATAAGGATTATATAGAGTATGGTGAGAAAGCCCCTCTCGACACATACCTTTACCGTGCAATAGCATATCATAAGAATGACAGCCTCCAGAAAGCTATTACACTTTTTTACGATGCAAAAAAACGACTTAGCGGTACTGAAATTTTCAAGGATGAGTATATCGACAATCAGATCAGAGATTGCAGATATGCTATTGAAATGCAAAAGAAGCCTCTTACTATCATTGCAAAACTTTTTGCTCCATGGCTCAGGGATTATCCCGGAGCATGTAATCCTGTTCTTTCAAAAAACGACTCTGTATTTATTTTTACACATAAAGAGGGTGGAAAAACCCGGATACTATGCTCGTATAAAAACAAAACATGGAAACCTCCTGTAGATATAACAAAACAACTTGGAGGTTATGACAGATTTTACTCAAATTCGATCACCGGCGATGGCAGATTACTTATAATATACATGGATGACGGAGGAGATGGAAACCTCTATTTCAGTCAGAGAAAAGACTCAGTCTGGTCGAAGATAAAAAGTGTTGGTAAACCGATAAATACGATTTACTGGCAATCTCACGGATTCATAACTCCAGATGGACAGGAGATGTACTTTTCAAGCAATAAACCCGGAGGTTTCGGTGAACTTGACATATGGTATACAAAAAAGAACCCTAACGGGACCTGGGCTGAACCTGTGAACTGCGGAGATGTTATAAATACCCCTTACAATGAAGACACTCCGTTTTTTGATCCTGAAACAAACGCATTGCTTTTCAGCTCTCTGGGACATATAAGCATGGGTGATTATGATATATTCAGGGCAATAAAGAGAAATGGAGGATGGACAAATCCGACAGGTATGCCATATGCTTTTAACAGTACTGCTCAGAATACCTTCTTCATACTCAATAATAATGCCCCGGGATTCATAGCAAGCATATTCAATGAGAAAACTTATGAAAGGAACATCTATTCCCTCGTTGCTGAAGATCCTGCCGATAAGATAACTACTGCTAAAGGGACAATTTCTCTCCTGGATGGTCTGGCAGTTGATCCAACGCAAACTTTTATACAACTTCTAGATCTCAAAAAGGGAACCACATCAGGGAATATTGCCCTCAGAGATTCTTCCTCTTTTAGCGTTGATGTTAAACCCGGTGATTATCAGATTTTTGTTACTCATACCGGCTATAAAAAAGATACAATAAACCTGAATATCCCGTTATACTTTCCGGGAAACTATGTAGCTGTACAGGCTTCCCTTACTCCGGATAAAGTAACAAGCGGCGATTTTCTCTCAATAAATAATATCCTGTTCAGCTTCGACAGCTATAAACTCGACGAGCAAGCTATTAACAGTCTGGAGATATTAAAAACAATCCTCTATGGCTACCCTGATCTTAAAATAGAAATAGCTGGCTATACCGATGCAAAAGGCAGCACTGAGTATAACAGGAAACTGGCTGATAAGAGAGCTCAGGAGGTGATAAATTATCTTGTTAAATCAGGAATTTCCGGCTCCCGTTTTGTTAAGAAGGCATTTGGTGAGTCGAATTTCGCAGCTGTTAATACTAACCGCGATGGTTCTGATAATCCTGAGGGCAGAAAATATAACAGAAGAGCCACTTTCGGTATTGTTGATCCTCAGACAGGAGTGGTAATAAGTCAGGAGACATATACGCCGCGACATCTGAGGCAACCTTCTTCAATGAAGTACAGTATAGTTCTGATGCGTGCTGCAAAAACAGTCCCTTCAGGTTACTTCAGAAATTTGAAGATTGACGAAACACACTTCATAAGAAGTCTGCAGATTGATTCAGTAACACTCTATACTCTGGGACTCTTTTACAACAGAAGTGATGCATCTAAATACCTTCAATATGCAAAAGAGAAAGGATTCAACGATTCATATATAGTGTCACAGTATGAGATCAACAGTGAATCTAAATCCCTTATTGATCCAAATGCAGGCAGCAGACAGGCTGGAACAGGAAAAACAGTCTATACAATCCAGCTAAAAGCCGCAAGACAACCAATAAAGCTAAAGGAATTCAGGGGAATTGACGGCATACGGGAGATAATCTCCGAAGACGGATACTACAGGTATGTAACAGGTGAATTCAGCTCATTCAAAAAAGCTAAAACAGCTCTTACACCTCTTGTTGAATCGGGTTATAAAGATGCATTCATAAGAGAACTTAATTTGCTCATTAATAAGTAG
- a CDS encoding GNAT family N-acetyltransferase codes for MQFKDIRLRALEPEDLELLYEWENNDTNWVISNTVSPFSKYTLKRYLENSHKSIYETGQLRLMIDHAPDKITIGTIDVFDFDPFHKRAGLGILIANDKYKRKGYGTMALTCLISYCFRTLQLHQLYCNILENNSGSIDLFKKQGFVQAGMKKDWIKTSEGYLSEYLFQLINSNQ; via the coding sequence ATGCAATTTAAAGACATCAGGCTTCGGGCACTTGAACCGGAAGATCTCGAACTTCTTTATGAATGGGAAAACAACGATACAAACTGGGTAATCAGCAATACTGTCTCACCATTTTCGAAATATACCCTAAAAAGATACCTGGAAAACTCCCATAAAAGCATCTACGAAACCGGCCAGCTAAGGCTGATGATAGACCATGCACCTGATAAAATAACTATCGGTACAATTGATGTTTTTGACTTTGATCCTTTTCATAAAAGAGCCGGACTTGGGATTCTTATTGCCAACGACAAATACAAGAGAAAAGGGTATGGTACTATGGCTCTAACATGTCTGATCAGTTATTGTTTCAGAACTTTGCAGCTTCATCAGCTTTATTGTAACATACTTGAAAATAATAGCGGCAGTATTGATCTGTTTAAAAAACAGGGATTCGTTCAGGCCGGAATGAAGAAGGATTGGATAAAAACATCTGAGGGATATCTGAGTGAGTATCTTTTTCAACTGATCAACTCAAATCAGTAG
- the rlmN gene encoding 23S rRNA (adenine(2503)-C(2))-methyltransferase RlmN, producing the protein MFQTNMHPSSLFTDSEITKLCGLTSNEIQEFIAPAGFTLSHALHIATSIYKKRIDDFSGMAGIPKTLKEYLRNNAVTGMAHPVASRVSSDGTIKYLFSTDTNKEFETVYIPDGKRNTVCVSTQSGCRMGCPFCATARYGFAGNLSAGEIVNQVIGIPDAHKVTHVVFMGMGEPMDNLDNVLKACEILTSEWGLSISPRNITVSTVGITPGIVRFMESSSCNLTVSLHSPFFEERKMIIPAERKYPVEEIISILKNYPLRKNRRVSLAYVMIKGMNDTDLHLEAIKNLIVGSKIRVNLLPYHNVPGDNHISSSPERMNYFKHNLVISGVSASVRKSRGADISAACGLLATDLS; encoded by the coding sequence GTGTTTCAAACTAATATGCACCCCTCTTCGCTTTTCACAGATTCAGAGATAACTAAACTCTGTGGTTTAACTTCCAATGAGATTCAGGAGTTTATTGCTCCTGCAGGTTTCACTTTAAGTCACGCCTTACATATTGCAACAAGTATTTATAAGAAGCGGATTGATGACTTTTCGGGAATGGCAGGGATTCCAAAAACTCTAAAGGAGTATCTCAGGAATAACGCTGTAACCGGAATGGCTCATCCTGTTGCATCCCGGGTTTCATCTGACGGTACAATAAAATACTTATTCAGTACTGATACAAACAAAGAGTTTGAAACTGTTTATATTCCTGATGGTAAAAGAAATACAGTATGTGTTTCAACTCAATCAGGCTGCAGGATGGGTTGCCCTTTCTGTGCTACAGCCAGATATGGTTTTGCAGGAAACCTTAGTGCAGGAGAAATAGTTAACCAGGTTATCGGCATTCCTGATGCACATAAAGTTACACATGTGGTCTTCATGGGAATGGGGGAGCCAATGGATAACCTGGACAATGTGCTGAAAGCATGCGAGATCCTCACTTCTGAATGGGGTTTATCAATTAGTCCGCGTAATATAACTGTGTCAACTGTTGGTATTACCCCGGGCATTGTAAGGTTTATGGAAAGCTCTTCATGTAATCTTACAGTGAGCCTTCATTCACCTTTCTTCGAAGAAAGAAAAATGATTATTCCGGCAGAAAGAAAATATCCTGTGGAGGAGATAATCAGCATACTGAAAAATTATCCTTTACGAAAGAACAGAAGAGTATCTCTCGCTTACGTTATGATTAAGGGCATGAATGATACGGATTTACATCTGGAAGCTATTAAGAATCTTATTGTCGGGTCAAAGATCAGGGTCAATCTATTGCCCTATCATAATGTTCCGGGGGATAATCACATCTCTTCCTCACCGGAAAGGATGAATTACTTTAAACACAACCTTGTTATCTCAGGGGTCTCAGCCTCAGTAAGAAAGTCAAGGGGAGCAGATATTTCAGCAGCCTGTGGTCTTTTAGCTACTGATTTGAGTTGA
- a CDS encoding M3 family metallopeptidase, producing the protein MKIICKNLLICGLAFLPIVSCNKQPLPDQSNPFFTAYDTKFKVPPFEQIMAKHYMPAFSEGMAQGRKDIAKIVATKKEPTFINTIAAYDKAGELLRNVSAVFFAQSTANTNDSLQKVEIEISPLLSAYNDEILLNAELFKRIKSVYDNQAKFKLNPDQIFILENIYKGFVRNGANLNMADQDTLKAYNQKLSVLTVKFSQNVLAETNNYTMFLNKEDLAGLPESVIAAAAETAKNAGQEGKWAVNTQRPSIFPFLTYAENRSLRKQIYSAYVNRGNNGNEFDNNKVLAEIVKIRAARAKLLGYKTHSDIILEPRMAKNPENVLKLLDNLWEKAIPVAGNELAGMQKIAQKDGAKFKIEPSDWWFYAEKLRKEKYDLNDSELRPYFKLENVREGAFSVANKLFGVTFTPVSDLPKPHPDVEAFEVKEADGTHIGVLYMDFFPRESKQQGAWCGNYRSHHIADGKAIAPVVTTCFNFTKPSGDLPALISVEEASTLYHEFGHALDALFNKSTYNQTFIAWDFVELPSQIMEHWATEPEVLNMYAKHYSTGESIPSELVMKIKNSGYFNQGFETVEYLAASLLDIKYHSLTAPADIDVQSFEKDYLTGIGLIPEILPRYRSTYFLHIATGYDSGYYSYIWAAVYDNDAYEAFKEKGLFDQTVAASFRKNILEKNGTMDAMQMFLNFRGRDAQIEPLLKNRGLIK; encoded by the coding sequence ATGAAAATTATTTGCAAAAATCTGTTAATCTGTGGATTGGCATTTCTTCCAATAGTAAGTTGTAATAAACAGCCTCTTCCTGATCAGAGTAATCCGTTCTTTACAGCTTATGATACAAAATTTAAAGTTCCTCCCTTTGAGCAGATAATGGCAAAGCATTATATGCCTGCTTTCAGTGAAGGAATGGCACAGGGGCGAAAGGACATTGCAAAGATTGTGGCTACAAAGAAAGAACCCACATTTATTAATACAATTGCGGCTTATGATAAGGCAGGGGAGCTTCTTAGGAATGTTTCAGCTGTTTTCTTTGCACAATCAACAGCTAATACGAATGATTCGCTTCAAAAAGTAGAGATTGAGATTTCACCTCTGTTATCAGCTTATAATGATGAGATTCTTCTGAATGCTGAATTGTTCAAAAGGATAAAATCAGTGTATGATAACCAGGCTAAATTCAAACTTAATCCTGATCAGATTTTTATTCTTGAAAATATCTACAAAGGTTTTGTCAGAAACGGTGCAAACCTGAATATGGCAGATCAGGATACCCTTAAAGCTTATAATCAGAAACTTTCTGTACTTACTGTTAAGTTCAGCCAGAATGTTCTGGCGGAGACAAACAACTATACAATGTTCCTTAATAAAGAGGACCTTGCTGGACTTCCCGAATCTGTCATTGCAGCTGCTGCAGAGACCGCAAAAAATGCCGGACAGGAGGGTAAGTGGGCTGTAAATACACAGAGACCAAGTATTTTCCCTTTCCTTACATATGCTGAAAACAGGAGTTTGCGTAAACAGATCTATTCTGCCTATGTAAACAGGGGAAATAACGGGAACGAATTTGATAATAATAAAGTACTTGCTGAGATTGTTAAAATCCGGGCTGCCAGAGCTAAGCTGTTAGGATACAAAACTCATTCGGATATAATTCTGGAACCAAGGATGGCTAAAAATCCTGAAAACGTCCTAAAGCTCCTTGATAATTTATGGGAAAAGGCCATTCCTGTTGCAGGTAATGAATTGGCAGGTATGCAGAAGATTGCTCAAAAAGATGGAGCAAAGTTCAAAATTGAACCATCAGACTGGTGGTTCTATGCTGAAAAACTCAGGAAGGAAAAATATGATCTGAACGACAGTGAACTGAGACCCTACTTCAAACTGGAAAATGTGAGAGAGGGTGCTTTCTCAGTAGCTAACAAATTATTTGGTGTTACATTTACACCTGTTTCTGATCTCCCGAAACCACACCCTGATGTAGAGGCTTTTGAAGTAAAAGAAGCTGACGGTACTCATATTGGGGTGCTTTATATGGACTTCTTTCCAAGGGAGAGCAAACAGCAGGGAGCATGGTGCGGGAATTATCGCAGTCACCATATAGCTGATGGTAAGGCTATCGCACCTGTGGTTACAACCTGTTTTAATTTCACGAAACCATCAGGTGACCTGCCGGCACTGATAAGTGTTGAAGAGGCAAGCACACTTTATCATGAGTTCGGACATGCACTTGATGCATTGTTTAATAAAAGTACCTATAACCAGACATTTATTGCGTGGGATTTTGTTGAACTGCCATCGCAGATTATGGAACATTGGGCTACTGAACCTGAAGTCCTTAATATGTACGCCAAACATTACAGTACCGGTGAATCGATTCCTTCTGAACTTGTTATGAAAATTAAAAACAGCGGATATTTCAACCAGGGATTTGAGACAGTTGAATATCTTGCTGCTTCATTACTTGACATCAAATATCATTCACTAACAGCACCTGCTGATATAGATGTTCAATCTTTTGAAAAGGATTATCTAACAGGTATCGGATTAATACCTGAAATACTGCCCCGTTACAGGAGCACATATTTCCTCCATATCGCAACAGGCTATGATTCAGGATATTATAGTTATATATGGGCGGCAGTATACGACAATGACGCATATGAGGCGTTTAAAGAAAAGGGTCTCTTTGATCAGACAGTTGCGGCGTCTTTTCGTAAGAACATTCTGGAGAAGAACGGAACAATGGATGCTATGCAGATGTTTCTGAACTTCAGAGGACGTGATGCTCAGATAGAACCTCTTCTAAAAAACAGAGGTTTAATAAAGTAG
- a CDS encoding nucleoside permease → MGLKSRLTIMNFLQFFIWGSWLLTIGAYWFQNKNWSGTNFGAIFSTMGVASLFMPAIAGIIADRWVNAERLYGIFHIIGAILLSIIPSINNPDTFYWVLLLTMMFYMPTLALAITVAYSSMKKSGLDIIKDYPSVRVWGTIGFIVALWVVSLLGFETSSYQFYIAAACSLTLGLYAFTLPKCPPLARGHKKKLIEELGLNAFKLFKSSKMALFFIFAMMLGGALQLTNAYGDTFLHDFAKIPEYKDLVAVRYPAIIMSVSQISETLFILTIPFFLKKFGIKMVMLMSMVAWVLRFGLFGIGNPADGLWMIILSCIIYGMAFDFFNISGSLFVETQSTPEIRASSQGLFMMMTNGFGAFLGSRISGIVIDKYFTLASGSFDWKGIWFAFAGYSLVIAILFTILFRHKHVPEETANITI, encoded by the coding sequence ATGGGACTTAAAAGCCGGCTTACTATCATGAACTTCCTCCAGTTCTTCATCTGGGGATCGTGGCTGCTCACAATTGGCGCATATTGGTTTCAGAACAAAAACTGGTCGGGGACCAATTTTGGAGCTATATTTTCAACAATGGGTGTTGCCTCGCTTTTTATGCCTGCTATTGCAGGTATCATAGCCGACAGATGGGTTAACGCGGAGAGATTATATGGTATCTTTCACATAATTGGTGCTATTCTGCTTTCAATAATCCCGTCTATCAATAATCCTGACACTTTCTACTGGGTCCTTTTACTTACAATGATGTTTTATATGCCCACTTTAGCCCTTGCTATTACGGTGGCATACAGCTCCATGAAAAAAAGTGGTCTGGATATAATAAAAGATTACCCGTCGGTAAGGGTTTGGGGCACCATAGGCTTTATTGTTGCCTTGTGGGTCGTGAGTCTTCTGGGCTTTGAGACCTCATCCTATCAGTTCTATATTGCAGCCGCGTGCTCACTTACACTTGGACTCTATGCTTTTACCCTTCCGAAATGTCCGCCTCTTGCCAGGGGCCACAAGAAGAAGCTGATTGAAGAGTTGGGGCTTAACGCTTTCAAACTATTTAAAAGCTCAAAAATGGCCCTCTTCTTCATCTTTGCTATGATGCTTGGCGGAGCTCTGCAGCTAACCAATGCCTACGGCGACACTTTTCTTCACGATTTCGCCAAGATCCCTGAATACAAAGATCTTGTTGCTGTAAGGTACCCTGCAATAATAATGTCAGTATCACAAATCTCCGAGACACTTTTTATCCTTACCATTCCATTTTTCCTGAAGAAGTTCGGTATCAAGATGGTGATGCTTATGAGCATGGTAGCCTGGGTTCTCCGTTTCGGACTGTTCGGAATAGGAAATCCCGCAGATGGTCTTTGGATGATCATCCTCTCATGCATTATATATGGTATGGCTTTTGATTTTTTCAATATCTCCGGTTCTCTCTTCGTAGAGACACAAAGCACTCCTGAAATACGTGCAAGCTCACAGGGTCTGTTCATGATGATGACTAATGGCTTCGGTGCTTTCCTTGGCAGCAGAATAAGCGGGATAGTGATTGACAAATACTTTACCCTTGCAAGCGGTTCATTTGACTGGAAGGGGATCTGGTTCGCCTTTGCAGGCTATTCTCTGGTAATAGCAATTCTATTCACAATACTCTTCAGACATAAGCATGTGCCGGAGGAAACTGCTAATATTACTATTTAA
- a CDS encoding L,D-transpeptidase, whose product MENEEIKNEGLQPEPAKSPFENNESDDEGIIQLISSLRAKLQANRKLLLILKAVLITVSSILIPVLIVFFILYIVPSIQESSSGRKTEITNDADLKKDAAYKKQISLMSKNIQQLSRKLNTYSSGQSYIVINTTENRFFLYKNKKLVREGLCSSGANKILQTQKKTYVFKTPKGKFSITGKRKHPYWHRSDWDFIEQGLPVPPKDHPSRWEEGVLGDYALDLVDGYMIHGTIYKRLMGMPVTHGCVRLGDEDLEIVFNTLNIGSKVYIF is encoded by the coding sequence ATGGAGAATGAAGAAATAAAAAACGAAGGACTACAGCCTGAACCTGCAAAAAGTCCTTTTGAAAACAACGAGTCTGATGATGAAGGCATCATCCAGTTAATTTCCTCATTAAGAGCTAAATTGCAGGCAAACAGGAAGTTGTTACTTATCTTGAAAGCGGTATTAATTACAGTTTCATCAATTCTCATTCCAGTTCTGATTGTATTCTTTATTTTATACATCGTTCCTTCAATTCAGGAATCATCATCCGGAAGGAAGACTGAAATAACAAATGATGCAGACTTAAAAAAGGATGCTGCTTACAAAAAGCAGATATCCCTTATGTCGAAGAATATTCAACAATTGTCAAGAAAACTAAACACCTATAGTTCCGGACAATCTTATATTGTTATTAATACTACTGAGAACAGGTTCTTTCTTTATAAAAATAAGAAGCTTGTAAGAGAAGGTTTATGCAGTTCAGGGGCCAATAAGATCCTTCAGACTCAGAAAAAAACATATGTTTTTAAGACACCTAAAGGAAAATTTTCAATTACAGGTAAGAGAAAGCATCCATACTGGCACCGTTCTGACTGGGATTTTATTGAGCAGGGCCTTCCTGTACCGCCAAAAGACCATCCTTCCAGATGGGAAGAAGGTGTCCTTGGCGATTATGCCCTCGATTTGGTTGATGGATATATGATTCACGGAACAATTTATAAACGACTTATGGGGATGCCCGTTACTCATGGGTGTGTAAGGCTTGGTGATGAAGACCTTGAGATAGTATTTAATACTCTCAATATTGGTTCAAAAGTGTATATTTTCTAA
- a CDS encoding L,D-transpeptidase family protein → MRANWRDFLLFSGIAVSVPLIVILLIRLTPKPPAEEVEYAREALSQAGKDRADTYSKKLYNEAKAFYDSAMVNWQRQNTRFIYFRDYDRVLMFARQSIEKAEKAGENSISSTSSLKIRVKQKIDILNELVSEINELFTTYPLTAETRNRISQGKMLLKEAEIIYRKGQYLQANRKITDSEYLLTNSYENATTNLKDYFKSYPTWKNWVTRTINDSKKNRDYSIIIDKFSRKCYIYQNGVKKLEFTAELGKNWVGDKRVKGDKATPEGMYKVTKKIDGRSTKYYKALLIDYPNDEDKENFRKEIARGSLPASAKIGNLIEIHGNGGKGIDWTDGCIALTDKEMDSVFRIAKVGTPVTIVGSMIELEDIVNR, encoded by the coding sequence ATGAGGGCTAACTGGAGGGATTTCCTTTTATTTTCTGGAATTGCTGTGTCTGTTCCTTTAATAGTTATTTTATTAATAAGGTTAACACCCAAACCTCCGGCTGAGGAGGTTGAATATGCCAGGGAAGCATTATCTCAGGCAGGGAAGGACAGGGCTGATACTTATTCAAAGAAACTTTATAACGAGGCAAAAGCCTTTTATGATTCTGCTATGGTTAACTGGCAGAGACAAAACACCAGGTTCATATATTTCAGAGATTATGACCGTGTTTTGATGTTTGCCAGACAATCAATAGAAAAGGCAGAAAAAGCAGGTGAAAACTCAATCAGCAGTACCTCCAGTCTGAAGATCAGAGTTAAGCAAAAGATTGATATACTTAATGAACTTGTATCAGAAATTAACGAGTTATTTACCACATATCCTTTGACAGCTGAAACAAGAAACAGAATCTCCCAGGGGAAAATGCTGCTCAAAGAAGCTGAGATAATTTACAGAAAAGGCCAGTATCTGCAGGCAAACCGGAAAATAACCGATTCGGAATATCTGCTGACAAACTCCTATGAAAATGCCACAACCAATCTTAAGGATTATTTCAAATCGTATCCCACATGGAAGAATTGGGTAACAAGAACGATAAATGATTCAAAGAAAAATCGCGATTATTCAATAATTATTGATAAATTTTCACGAAAATGCTATATCTATCAGAATGGCGTAAAAAAGCTTGAGTTTACCGCTGAACTTGGTAAAAACTGGGTTGGTGATAAAAGAGTTAAAGGAGATAAGGCAACTCCTGAAGGAATGTATAAAGTTACAAAGAAAATTGACGGACGGTCAACCAAATACTATAAAGCCCTGTTAATAGATTATCCTAACGATGAGGATAAAGAGAATTTCAGGAAGGAGATTGCCCGAGGTTCATTGCCAGCATCAGCTAAGATTGGAAACCTCATAGAGATTCATGGAAACGGGGGGAAGGGTATAGACTGGACTGATGGCTGTATAGCATTGACTGATAAGGAAATGGATTCAGTCTTTAGGATTGCCAAAGTTGGGACACCCGTTACTATTGTCGGATCAATGATTGAACTCGAAGATATAGTAAACAGATAA
- a CDS encoding beta-glucosidase, producing MRNISFVLFLISVLSISCSHSQKNSDGSESKTGFNQISDDSLLTLVQYRTFRYFWDGAEPNSGMARERYHVDGVYPDNDMNVVTSGGTGFGVLAILAGIERGFITREEGYSRLNKIVNFLKSADRFHGAWSHWIYGETGRVKPFSQKDNGADLVETAYLMQGLLVVRQYFAKGSEREIQLASEIDQLWREVEWNWFTRGGQNAIYWHWSPDFGWDMNFKVEGYNECLILYILAASSPTFPVSASAYHEGWARSGGIKTTSGKYGYVLTLKHNGAEEYGGPLFWSHYSYLGLDPRNLKDRYADYWQQNKNHTLINWKWCSVNPLKYKGYSDKCWGLTASYSVKFYAAHSPGEKNDMGVITPTAALSSFPYTPKESMDALKHFYNVLGTKIWGEFGFYDAFSEQYDWYPQKYLAIDQGPIVVMIENYRTGLLWNLFMSSEEISKGLKLLDFESGSF from the coding sequence ATGCGAAACATTTCTTTTGTCTTATTCCTTATATCAGTTCTAAGTATTTCCTGTTCTCATTCTCAAAAAAACAGTGATGGATCTGAATCAAAAACAGGATTTAACCAGATCAGTGATGATTCACTTCTGACTCTTGTTCAGTACAGGACCTTCAGATATTTCTGGGATGGTGCCGAACCGAATTCGGGCATGGCCCGTGAGCGCTATCATGTTGACGGAGTTTATCCAGATAATGATATGAATGTTGTTACTTCCGGAGGTACCGGGTTTGGTGTTTTAGCAATACTGGCCGGAATAGAACGAGGTTTTATTACAAGGGAAGAAGGCTATTCAAGACTAAATAAGATTGTTAATTTTCTAAAAAGTGCCGACAGATTTCACGGTGCCTGGTCGCACTGGATATATGGAGAAACAGGTCGTGTTAAACCTTTTAGTCAGAAAGATAATGGGGCAGACCTTGTTGAAACAGCATACCTAATGCAGGGACTGCTTGTTGTGAGACAATACTTTGCAAAAGGTTCGGAGAGAGAGATTCAGCTGGCTTCTGAGATAGATCAATTATGGAGGGAGGTAGAATGGAACTGGTTTACACGCGGAGGCCAAAATGCTATCTACTGGCACTGGTCGCCTGATTTCGGATGGGACATGAACTTTAAGGTTGAAGGTTATAATGAATGTCTTATATTATATATACTAGCTGCATCCTCTCCGACATTTCCGGTAAGCGCCTCTGCGTATCATGAAGGGTGGGCCAGAAGCGGCGGGATAAAAACAACAAGTGGTAAATATGGTTATGTTCTTACACTTAAACATAATGGTGCTGAGGAGTATGGCGGACCATTATTCTGGTCACACTATTCTTATCTGGGATTAGACCCACGGAATCTGAAAGACAGGTATGCAGATTACTGGCAGCAGAATAAGAACCATACTTTAATAAACTGGAAGTGGTGTTCTGTCAATCCTTTAAAGTATAAAGGATATAGTGATAAGTGCTGGGGTCTTACAGCCAGTTACTCCGTTAAATTTTATGCCGCTCATAGTCCGGGTGAAAAAAATGATATGGGTGTAATAACTCCCACTGCTGCTCTTTCATCATTTCCTTATACTCCAAAAGAATCGATGGACGCATTGAAACATTTCTATAATGTTCTTGGAACTAAAATCTGGGGAGAATTTGGTTTCTATGATGCATTCAGTGAGCAATATGACTGGTATCCGCAGAAATATCTTGCTATAGATCAGGGACCCATAGTTGTAATGATCGAGAATTACAGGACCGGATTGTTATGGAATCTGTTTATGTCGAGCGAAGAGATCAGTAAAGGACTTAAACTTCTTGATTTTGAGTCAGGCAGTTTTTAG